The genomic window TAGCACCAATCGCAAAACTTATGAATGAAGCTAGAGCGGCTTCCATCGCTGAACCTTTGAGTTCTTCTGCATTGATACCCAACTCTTCTGAAACAAGAATTTGATGTGCTTTACTTTTGTCCTGTATCACATCTTTTGCCATTTGTTTTGCCAGAGATTCTTCCATCCCTTTAGTCATGTAGATCAGGGCCAGCTCTTTTTCTTCCCCTTGAGGATTTGATTCAAGCTCTTCCATTTCAAGATCCATTTGGTTTTCATAAAGTTCCTGGCTGCTTTTCACAGAAATCCATTCGCCAAGGGCCATGGATAGGGATCCTGCGAGAAGTCCTGCCAATCCTGCCAATAAAACTTCTTTCTGACCGTTGGTAGCACCGGCAATTCCCATGACTAAACTAAAATTTGAGACAAGGCCATCATTTCCTCCCAACACTGCCGCCCGAAGTGCATTGCCACCAACAGAGCGATGCCTTTTTTCAAATCGGGCAAGATTTTGACTAGAAATTTGATGCTCTCCACTGAGAATGTTTTTCAAAATCTGGACATGTGCAGTATCTGAAATAGAAGGAGCAGTTTGTGTCATCTTTCTGGCGTTCTGTACGCTGGAAGACAAACTTTTTTCAGTATCCATCAATATTCCCAATAGAAAATCATAGCCTATCCATCCGGCTAACCATTTCAAAACTCTCGCTCGCCGAGAAGGCTTTGGAAGTAAGATCAAATCTAGACCACGCTTTTTCATAAATGCCTCTGCATGACTGAGTTCTATCTCTTGCATGCTGCGGAAAATCTTTGCCACTTGCACATCAATTTCATGATCTGCCAATATTCCATAGAGATAACTTGCGTCAACTTCCGTTTGGATGGATTGTAAATTTTCCTTGCTCATATGGTAAAAAATGATCTTTGTTTGGTGAAACCAAAGATAGATATATTTTCTACACTGGAATGTCGGCATATTCTATCCGGATTCAAAGTCATTTTATTTCCCCGTTGACAATTCTCAGGTATGTCCGATTTCAAAGGCAACTCATACGGCATTGATGAGATTGACGTAACTTTGAGCAAATCATGGATGCGCAAATTCAGAGAATTTTAG from Saprospiraceae bacterium includes these protein-coding regions:
- a CDS encoding VIT1/CCC1 transporter family protein — translated: MSKENLQSIQTEVDASYLYGILADHEIDVQVAKIFRSMQEIELSHAEAFMKKRGLDLILLPKPSRRARVLKWLAGWIGYDFLLGILMDTEKSLSSSVQNARKMTQTAPSISDTAHVQILKNILSGEHQISSQNLARFEKRHRSVGGNALRAAVLGGNDGLVSNFSLVMGIAGATNGQKEVLLAGLAGLLAGSLSMALGEWISVKSSQELYENQMDLEMEELESNPQGEEKELALIYMTKGMEESLAKQMAKDVIQDKSKAHQILVSEELGINAEELKGSAMEAALASFISFAIGAILPVIPFFFSGGLQGILLSALISGVGLFVIGAIITLFTNKKVWHSGLRQLLFGFMAAAITYAIGKLIGVSLA